In Brachyhypopomus gauderio isolate BG-103 chromosome 11, BGAUD_0.2, whole genome shotgun sequence, a single genomic region encodes these proteins:
- the ctbp1l gene encoding C-terminal-binding protein 1 isoform X2: MMQGIRPPILNGPMHPRPLVALLDGRDCTVEMPILKDVATVAFCDAQSTQEIHEKVLNEAVAALLYHTITLSRDDLDKFKGLRVIVRIGSGYDNVDVKAAAELGIAVCNVPAASVEETADTAMCLILNLYRRVTWMHQALREGTRASSVEQIREVAGGAARIRGETLGIIGLGRVGQAVALRAKAFGFGVIFYDPYLPEGVEKSLGLQRMATLQDLLIHSDCVSLHCSLNEHNHHLINDFTIKQMRQGAFLVNTARGGLVDEKALAQALKEGRIRGAALDVHETEPFSFSQGPLKDAPNLICTPHTSWYSEQASIEAREEAAREVRRAITGRIPDSLKNCVNKEYLMAASQWPSMDAATVHSELNGAGGYRFPAGLIGVAPGGLPGAGVEGMVAGTLPLAHAIAPVSHPPHTPSPVQPSKAEADRDVPSDQ, translated from the exons GCATTCGCCCCCCCATCCTCAACGGGCCCATGCACCCCCGGCCGCTGGTGGCCCTGCTGGACGGGCGAGACTGCACGGTGGAGATGCCAATCCTGAAGGACGTGGCCACCGTGGCCTTCTGCGACGCCCAGTCCACCCAGGAGATCCACGAGAAG GTTCTTAACGAGGCCGTAGCCGCGCTACTCTACCACACCATCACGCTCTCGCGAGACGACCTGGACAAGTTCAAAGGGCTCCGGGTGATTGTGAGAATCGGGAGTGGATACGATAACGTCGACGTTAAAGCCGCGGCAGAGCTCG GCATAGCTGTGTGTAACGTGCCTGCGGCGTCCGTGGAGGAGACGGCGGACACGGCCATGTGCCTGATTCTGAACCTGTACCGGCGGGTCACCTGGATGCACCAGGCCTTGCGCGAGGGCACACGAGCCTCCAGTGTGGAGCAGATCAGGGAGGTGGCTGGCGGTGCCGCCCGCATTCGGGGAGAGACCCTGGGCATCATCGGCCTCG GACGTGTGGGTCAGGCTGTTGCTTTGAGGGCGAAGGCCTTTGGTTTCGGAGTGATCTTCTACGACCCGTACCTTCCCGAGGGCGTGGAGAAGTCCCTGGGGCTCCAGCGCATGGCCACACTGCAGGACCTGCTCATCCACTCGGACTGTGTTTCCCTTCACTGCAGTTTAAACGAGCACAACCACCACCTTATCAACGACTTCACCATCAAACAG ATGCGACAGGGTGCGTTCCTGGTGAACACTGCGCGAGGGGGGCTGGTGGATGAGAAAGCCCTCGCTCAGGCTCTCAAAGAGGGCAGAATAAGGGGAGCAGCTCTGGACGTCCACGAGACAGAAcccttcag TTTCAGCCAGGGTCCGCTGAAGGACGCCCCCAACCTGATCTGCACGCCCCACACGTCCTGGTACAGCGAGCAGGCCTCCATCGAGGCCCGGGAGGAGGCGGCACGGGAAGTCCGCAGGGCCATCACGG GTCGTATTCCAGATAGTCTGAAGAACTGTGTGAATAAGGAGTACCTGATGGCTGCTTCTCAGTGGCCGTCCATGGACGCAGCCACCGTGCACTCTGAACTTAATGGAGCCGGAGGCTACAG GTTTCCTGCTGGTCTGATTGGTGTAGCTCCGGGTGGCCTGCCCGGGGCAGGAGTGGAGGGCATGGTGGCGGGCACTTTGCCCCTGGCCCATGCCATCGCCCCAGTCTCACACCCACCGCACACCCCCTCACCCGTGCAGCCTTCCAAGGCGGAGGCTGACAGAGACGTCCCTTCTGACCAATAG
- the ctbp1l gene encoding C-terminal-binding protein 1 isoform X1, which translates to MALMDKHKVKRQRLDRICEGIRPPILNGPMHPRPLVALLDGRDCTVEMPILKDVATVAFCDAQSTQEIHEKVLNEAVAALLYHTITLSRDDLDKFKGLRVIVRIGSGYDNVDVKAAAELGIAVCNVPAASVEETADTAMCLILNLYRRVTWMHQALREGTRASSVEQIREVAGGAARIRGETLGIIGLGRVGQAVALRAKAFGFGVIFYDPYLPEGVEKSLGLQRMATLQDLLIHSDCVSLHCSLNEHNHHLINDFTIKQMRQGAFLVNTARGGLVDEKALAQALKEGRIRGAALDVHETEPFSFSQGPLKDAPNLICTPHTSWYSEQASIEAREEAAREVRRAITGRIPDSLKNCVNKEYLMAASQWPSMDAATVHSELNGAGGYRFPAGLIGVAPGGLPGAGVEGMVAGTLPLAHAIAPVSHPPHTPSPVQPSKAEADRDVPSDQ; encoded by the exons GCATTCGCCCCCCCATCCTCAACGGGCCCATGCACCCCCGGCCGCTGGTGGCCCTGCTGGACGGGCGAGACTGCACGGTGGAGATGCCAATCCTGAAGGACGTGGCCACCGTGGCCTTCTGCGACGCCCAGTCCACCCAGGAGATCCACGAGAAG GTTCTTAACGAGGCCGTAGCCGCGCTACTCTACCACACCATCACGCTCTCGCGAGACGACCTGGACAAGTTCAAAGGGCTCCGGGTGATTGTGAGAATCGGGAGTGGATACGATAACGTCGACGTTAAAGCCGCGGCAGAGCTCG GCATAGCTGTGTGTAACGTGCCTGCGGCGTCCGTGGAGGAGACGGCGGACACGGCCATGTGCCTGATTCTGAACCTGTACCGGCGGGTCACCTGGATGCACCAGGCCTTGCGCGAGGGCACACGAGCCTCCAGTGTGGAGCAGATCAGGGAGGTGGCTGGCGGTGCCGCCCGCATTCGGGGAGAGACCCTGGGCATCATCGGCCTCG GACGTGTGGGTCAGGCTGTTGCTTTGAGGGCGAAGGCCTTTGGTTTCGGAGTGATCTTCTACGACCCGTACCTTCCCGAGGGCGTGGAGAAGTCCCTGGGGCTCCAGCGCATGGCCACACTGCAGGACCTGCTCATCCACTCGGACTGTGTTTCCCTTCACTGCAGTTTAAACGAGCACAACCACCACCTTATCAACGACTTCACCATCAAACAG ATGCGACAGGGTGCGTTCCTGGTGAACACTGCGCGAGGGGGGCTGGTGGATGAGAAAGCCCTCGCTCAGGCTCTCAAAGAGGGCAGAATAAGGGGAGCAGCTCTGGACGTCCACGAGACAGAAcccttcag TTTCAGCCAGGGTCCGCTGAAGGACGCCCCCAACCTGATCTGCACGCCCCACACGTCCTGGTACAGCGAGCAGGCCTCCATCGAGGCCCGGGAGGAGGCGGCACGGGAAGTCCGCAGGGCCATCACGG GTCGTATTCCAGATAGTCTGAAGAACTGTGTGAATAAGGAGTACCTGATGGCTGCTTCTCAGTGGCCGTCCATGGACGCAGCCACCGTGCACTCTGAACTTAATGGAGCCGGAGGCTACAG GTTTCCTGCTGGTCTGATTGGTGTAGCTCCGGGTGGCCTGCCCGGGGCAGGAGTGGAGGGCATGGTGGCGGGCACTTTGCCCCTGGCCCATGCCATCGCCCCAGTCTCACACCCACCGCACACCCCCTCACCCGTGCAGCCTTCCAAGGCGGAGGCTGACAGAGACGTCCCTTCTGACCAATAG